One segment of Streptomyces roseifaciens DNA contains the following:
- a CDS encoding polyribonucleotide nucleotidyltransferase codes for MENETHYAEAVIDNGAFGTRTIRFETGRLAKQAAGSAVAYLDDDTMVLSATSASKKPKDQLDFFPLTVDVEERMYAAGKIPGSFFRREGRPSEDAVLTCRLIDRPLRPSFKKGLRNEIQIVETVMALNPDHLYDVVAINAASCSTQLAGLPFSGPIGATRVALIKGQWVAFPTHTELEDAVFDMVVAGRVLEDGDVAIMMVEAEATEKTVQLVKDGADAPTEEVVAAGLEAAKPFIKVLCRAQSELASKAAKPEGEFPVFLDYQDDVLAALTKAVRDELAQALTIAGKQERETEIDRVKELAAEKLLPEFEGREKEISAAYRSLTKSLVRERVIKEKKRIDGRGVTDIRTLAAEVEAIPRVHGSALFERGETQILGVTTLNMLRMEQQLDTLSPVTRKRYMHNYNFPPYSVGETGRVGSPKRREIGHGALAERAIVPVLPTREEFPYAIRQVSEALGSNGSTSMGSVCASTMSLLNAGVPLKAPVAGIAMGLISQEIDGKTHYVALTDILGAEDAFGDMDFKVAGTKEFVTALQLDTKLDGIPASVLAAALKQARDARLHILDVMMEAIDTPDEMSPNAPRIITVKIPVDKIGEVIGPKGKMINQIQEDTGAEITIEDDGTIYIGAADGPAAEAARATINGIANPTMPEVGERYLGTVVKTTTFGAFVSLMPGKDGLLHISQIRKLAGGKRVENVEDVLGVGQKVQVEIAEIDQRGKLSLVPVIEGEDGDKADETKDESAK; via the coding sequence GTGGAGAACGAGACCCACTACGCCGAGGCCGTCATTGACAACGGCGCCTTCGGCACCCGCACCATCCGCTTCGAGACGGGCCGCCTGGCCAAGCAGGCCGCCGGTTCCGCCGTGGCGTACCTGGACGACGACACCATGGTGCTGTCGGCCACCTCCGCTTCCAAGAAGCCCAAGGACCAGCTCGACTTCTTCCCCCTGACGGTGGACGTCGAGGAGCGCATGTACGCGGCCGGCAAGATCCCCGGCTCCTTCTTCCGTCGTGAGGGCCGCCCCTCCGAGGACGCGGTCCTCACCTGCCGCCTGATCGACCGCCCGCTGCGCCCCTCCTTCAAGAAGGGCCTGCGCAACGAGATCCAGATCGTCGAGACGGTCATGGCGCTCAACCCCGACCACCTCTACGACGTGGTCGCGATCAACGCCGCCTCCTGCTCCACGCAGCTCGCGGGCCTGCCCTTCTCCGGTCCGATCGGCGCCACCCGCGTCGCTCTGATCAAGGGCCAGTGGGTCGCGTTCCCGACCCACACCGAGCTCGAGGACGCCGTCTTCGACATGGTCGTGGCCGGCCGCGTCCTGGAGGACGGCGACGTCGCGATCATGATGGTCGAGGCCGAGGCCACCGAGAAGACCGTCCAGCTGGTCAAGGACGGCGCCGACGCCCCCACCGAGGAGGTCGTCGCCGCCGGTCTCGAGGCCGCGAAGCCCTTCATCAAGGTCCTGTGCCGCGCGCAGTCCGAGCTCGCCTCCAAGGCCGCCAAGCCCGAGGGCGAGTTCCCGGTCTTCCTGGACTACCAGGACGACGTCCTGGCCGCCCTGACCAAGGCCGTCCGCGACGAGCTCGCCCAGGCGCTCACCATCGCCGGCAAGCAGGAGCGCGAGACCGAGATCGACCGCGTCAAGGAGCTCGCCGCCGAGAAGCTCCTGCCGGAGTTCGAGGGCCGCGAGAAGGAGATCTCCGCCGCGTACCGCTCGCTGACCAAGTCCCTGGTCCGTGAGCGCGTCATCAAGGAGAAGAAGCGCATCGACGGCCGTGGCGTGACGGACATCCGTACGCTCGCCGCCGAGGTCGAGGCCATCCCGCGCGTGCACGGCTCCGCCCTGTTCGAGCGTGGCGAGACCCAGATCCTGGGCGTCACCACCCTCAACATGCTCCGCATGGAGCAGCAGCTGGACACCCTCTCCCCGGTGACCCGCAAGCGCTACATGCACAACTACAACTTCCCGCCGTACTCCGTCGGCGAGACCGGCCGCGTCGGTTCGCCGAAGCGCCGCGAGATCGGCCACGGCGCCCTGGCCGAGCGGGCCATCGTGCCCGTGCTGCCGACGCGCGAGGAGTTCCCCTACGCCATCCGCCAGGTCTCCGAGGCGCTGGGCTCCAACGGCTCGACGTCCATGGGCTCGGTCTGCGCCTCCACCATGTCGCTGCTGAACGCCGGTGTGCCCCTGAAGGCCCCCGTCGCCGGCATCGCCATGGGCCTGATCTCCCAGGAGATCGACGGCAAGACGCACTACGTCGCCCTCACCGACATCCTCGGTGCGGAGGACGCCTTCGGCGACATGGACTTCAAGGTCGCCGGCACCAAGGAGTTCGTGACCGCCCTCCAGCTCGACACCAAGCTGGACGGCATCCCGGCCTCCGTCCTGGCCGCGGCCCTCAAGCAGGCCCGTGACGCCCGCCTCCACATCCTCGACGTGATGATGGAAGCGATCGACACGCCGGACGAGATGTCCCCCAACGCCCCGCGGATCATCACCGTCAAGATCCCCGTGGACAAGATCGGTGAGGTCATCGGCCCCAAGGGCAAGATGATCAACCAGATCCAGGAGGACACCGGCGCCGAGATCACGATCGAGGACGACGGCACCATCTACATCGGTGCCGCCGACGGCCCGGCCGCCGAGGCCGCCCGTGCCACGATCAACGGCATCGCCAACCCGACCATGCCGGAGGTCGGCGAGCGCTACCTGGGTACGGTCGTCAAGACCACCACCTTCGGTGCCTTCGTCTCCCTCATGCCGGGCAAGGACGGTCTGCTGCACATCTCGCAGATCCGCAAGCTCGCCGGCGGCAAGCGCGTGGAGAACGTCGAGGACGTGCTCGGCGTGGGCCAGAAGGTCCAGGTCGAGATCGCCGAGATCGACCAGCGCGGCAAGCTCTCCCTCGTCCCCGTCATCGAGGGCGAGGACGGCGACAAGGCCGACGAGACCAAGGACGAGTCCGCCAAGTGA